In a genomic window of Gossypium arboreum isolate Shixiya-1 chromosome 9, ASM2569848v2, whole genome shotgun sequence:
- the LOC108457114 gene encoding stem-specific protein TSJT1-like, with translation MLGVFSSAIVSPPDELVAAGCRTPSPKITADALVKRFLETNSSGVSMQIGDHVQFAYSHHKESPLRPRSFAVKDEIFCLFEGALDNLGSLKQQYGLAKSANEVILVIEAYKALRDRAPYPPNHVVGHLIGSFAFIVFDKSTSTLFVASDQFGKVPLYWGITADGYVAFADNAELLKGACGKSLASFPQGCFYSTAVGGLRSYENPKNKITAVPAEEEEIWGAKFKVEGPTVVAATE, from the exons ATGTTGGGAGTATTTAGCAGTGCGATAGTGTCTCCGCCGGACGAGCTGGTGGCGGCCGGTTGCCGAACTCCATCACCTAAGATAACGGCGGATGCTCTGGTGAAACGGTTCCTTGAGACGAACTCCTCCGGCGTGTCCATGCAGATCGGAGACCATGTCCAATTCGCTTATTCTCACCATAAAGAGTCTCCTTTACGGCCCag ATCATTTGCTGTGAAAGATGAAATCTTCTGCTTGTTTGAGGGAGCCCTTGATAACTTGGGGAGTTTAAAGCAGCAATATGGTCTGGCAAAGTCGGCAAATGAAGTGATTTTGGTCATTGAAGCTTACAAGGCCCTTCGTGACCGAGCACCTTATCCTCCAAACCATGTGGTTGGCCATCTAATTGGGAGCTTTGCTTTCATTGTCTTTGACAAATCCACCTCCACTTTGTTTGTGGCTTCT GATCAATTTGGTAAGGTTCCTCTCTATTGGGGAATCACCGCCGACGGATATGTGGCCTTTGCTGATAATGCTGAATTGCTGAAAGGTGCCTGTGGCAAATCTCTTGCTTCTTTTCCTCAAG GCTGTTTCTACTCCACAGCAGTAGGAGGATTAAGAAGCTATGAGAATCCTAAGAACAAGATCACTGCAGTGCCTGCTGAAGAAGAGGAGATATGGGGTGCTAAATTCAAG GTGGAAGGGCCAACAGTTGTTGCTGCCACAGAGTAG